One Streptomyces drozdowiczii DNA segment encodes these proteins:
- a CDS encoding ABC transporter substrate-binding protein — protein MNRSWSRTTLSIAGAVTALAVVTACGGSGDDSGGGGTGTAAKPVTITFWGWAKGTKEVVDAFNASHENIHVKFEETPSGNAGGYAKISNAIKAGNAPDLVSVEYPQLPEYVSQGGFQDIGKYLTDDVKKKFLPQAIEQTTLGGKSWAVPFDAAPQAFFYRKDLFTKYGIEVPKTWAEFKSAAEKVKKADSKARIGTFFPDDPTTFEAMVWQAGAQWFKAEGDTWKVDTSDAATTKVADYWQGLVKDGLVRTDASFSPAWTNSLKTGSTVGYLGASWGGGVLGSTLPEQSGKWAVAPIPTWDGEPAGGMLGGTTFAVPKNSEKAAAAVEFATWMTTTEDGIEARISSGTSSAFPAALALRPAAKKAFDTKFYGGQDIYQVFEDGGAAIKQGWTWGPAMGTTNTTLKDRFGKLAGGGTTIPDAVKAAHDATVAELSKRGLKVEG, from the coding sequence GTGAACCGCAGTTGGAGCAGAACGACTCTTTCCATAGCCGGAGCCGTCACCGCCCTCGCCGTCGTCACGGCCTGCGGCGGGAGCGGGGACGACTCCGGGGGCGGCGGCACCGGCACCGCCGCCAAGCCCGTGACCATCACCTTCTGGGGCTGGGCCAAGGGCACCAAGGAGGTCGTGGACGCGTTCAACGCCTCGCACGAGAACATCCATGTGAAGTTCGAGGAGACCCCCTCCGGGAACGCCGGCGGCTACGCCAAGATCTCCAACGCGATCAAGGCGGGCAACGCCCCCGACCTGGTCTCCGTCGAGTACCCGCAGCTCCCCGAGTACGTCAGCCAGGGCGGCTTCCAGGACATCGGGAAGTACCTCACGGACGACGTGAAGAAGAAGTTCCTCCCGCAGGCGATCGAGCAGACCACGCTCGGCGGCAAGAGCTGGGCGGTCCCCTTCGACGCCGCGCCGCAGGCGTTCTTCTACCGCAAGGACCTCTTCACCAAGTACGGCATCGAGGTCCCCAAGACCTGGGCCGAGTTCAAGTCGGCGGCCGAGAAGGTGAAGAAGGCCGACTCCAAGGCCCGCATCGGCACCTTCTTCCCGGACGACCCGACCACCTTCGAGGCGATGGTCTGGCAGGCCGGCGCCCAGTGGTTCAAGGCCGAGGGCGACACCTGGAAGGTCGACACCTCCGACGCCGCCACCACCAAGGTCGCCGACTACTGGCAGGGCCTGGTGAAGGACGGCCTGGTCCGCACCGACGCCTCCTTCTCGCCCGCCTGGACCAACTCCCTGAAGACCGGCTCCACCGTCGGCTACCTCGGCGCCTCCTGGGGCGGCGGCGTCCTCGGCTCCACCCTGCCCGAGCAGAGCGGCAAGTGGGCCGTCGCCCCGATCCCGACCTGGGACGGCGAGCCCGCCGGCGGCATGCTCGGCGGGACCACCTTCGCGGTGCCGAAGAACAGCGAGAAGGCCGCCGCGGCCGTCGAGTTCGCGACCTGGATGACCACCACGGAGGACGGCATCGAGGCCCGTATCTCCTCCGGCACCTCCAGCGCCTTCCCGGCCGCGCTCGCCCTGCGCCCGGCGGCCAAGAAGGCGTTCGACACCAAGTTCTACGGCGGCCAGGACATCTACCAGGTCTTCGAGGACGGCGGCGCCGCGATCAAGCAGGGCTGGACCTGGGGCCCCGCGATGGGCACCACCAACACCACGCTCAAGGACCGCTTCGGCAAGCTCGCCGGGGGCGGCACCACCATCCCCGACGCCGTGAAGGCCGCCCATGACGCGACCGTCGCGGAGCTGTCCAAGCGCGGCCTGAAGGTCGAGGGCTGA
- a CDS encoding carbohydrate ABC transporter permease: MKARTRAAAILLTPFFVLFTAVMLIPIGYAVWLSLFTEQQSGLGFGGSETVFTGLGNYTAALGDRVFRDGFLVLLGYCAVYIPLMVGGALGLALLLDSALARARRFFQLALFLPHAVPGIIAAMIWLYLYTPGLSPVVSAMHSGGIGFDFFSPGGALPSVVNIALWEWLGYNMVIFYAALQAIDRSVLEAATVDGASGGRIAFSIKLPLIRSSVVMVVLFTIIGSLQLFTEPLILNTGSGSAVSSSWTPNMYAYTAAFARNDFGLAAAASVLLALTAALLSFVVTRLTGRKGAHA; this comes from the coding sequence ATGAAAGCCCGCACCCGCGCCGCCGCGATCCTGCTGACCCCGTTCTTCGTCCTGTTCACCGCCGTGATGCTGATCCCGATCGGATACGCGGTCTGGCTCAGCCTCTTCACCGAACAGCAGTCGGGGCTCGGCTTCGGCGGATCCGAGACGGTCTTCACCGGACTCGGCAATTACACGGCGGCGCTGGGTGACCGGGTCTTCCGCGACGGTTTCCTCGTCCTCCTCGGCTACTGCGCCGTCTACATCCCGCTGATGGTCGGCGGCGCCCTCGGCCTCGCCCTGCTGCTCGACTCGGCGCTCGCCCGCGCCCGGCGCTTCTTCCAGCTCGCGCTGTTCCTGCCGCACGCCGTGCCCGGCATCATCGCCGCGATGATCTGGCTGTACCTCTACACCCCGGGCCTCAGCCCCGTCGTCTCCGCGATGCACTCCGGCGGCATCGGCTTCGACTTCTTCTCGCCCGGCGGCGCGCTGCCCTCCGTCGTGAACATCGCGCTGTGGGAATGGCTCGGCTACAACATGGTGATCTTCTACGCCGCCCTCCAGGCCATCGACCGCTCGGTGCTCGAAGCGGCCACGGTGGACGGGGCGAGCGGCGGACGCATCGCGTTCAGCATCAAGCTCCCGCTGATCCGGTCCTCGGTCGTCATGGTCGTGCTCTTCACGATCATCGGCTCGCTCCAGCTCTTCACCGAGCCGCTGATCCTCAACACCGGCTCCGGGTCCGCCGTCTCCTCCTCCTGGACACCGAACATGTACGCCTATACCGCGGCCTTCGCCCGTAACGACTTCGGACTCGCGGCCGCCGCCTCCGTACTCCTGGCGCTCACCGCGGCCCTGCTGTCCTTCGTCGTCACCCGCCTCACCGGCCGGAAGGGCGCGCACGCATGA
- a CDS encoding carbohydrate ABC transporter permease — MSTTTRKNPWLSKAAVNGALLLAVLYMLFPLVWLVTAATKDTGSLLAGDTFSFKGFDLSKNLSDIASYGDGVYFRWYGNSLLYAGVGAAVCSLICVAAGYAFDKYEFRGKEKLFGLVLLGVLVPTTALALPMYLLASKLGLVNTYWSVLIPVLVNPFGVYLARVFSAGYIPGEALEAARIDGAGELRTFFSIGLPMMMPGFVTVFLFQFTAIWNNFFLPLVMLSDRKLFPLSLGLYSWNTNTHSEPGFYPLVVTGSLLAVIPLIVAFVSLQRHWKAGLTAGSVK; from the coding sequence ATGAGCACCACGACCCGCAAGAACCCCTGGCTGTCCAAGGCGGCCGTCAACGGAGCGCTGCTCCTGGCCGTCCTCTACATGCTCTTCCCGCTCGTCTGGCTGGTCACCGCCGCCACCAAGGACACCGGCTCGCTGCTCGCCGGGGACACCTTCTCCTTCAAGGGCTTCGACCTCTCGAAGAACCTCTCCGACATCGCCTCGTACGGGGACGGCGTCTACTTCCGGTGGTACGGGAACAGCCTGCTGTACGCGGGAGTGGGCGCCGCGGTCTGCTCGCTGATCTGCGTCGCCGCCGGGTACGCCTTCGACAAGTACGAGTTCCGGGGCAAGGAGAAGCTGTTCGGGCTCGTCCTGCTCGGGGTGCTCGTCCCGACGACCGCGCTGGCCCTGCCGATGTATCTGCTGGCCAGCAAGCTCGGCCTCGTCAACACGTACTGGTCGGTGCTGATCCCCGTCCTGGTGAACCCGTTCGGCGTCTATCTCGCCCGGGTGTTCTCCGCCGGCTACATCCCGGGCGAGGCGCTGGAGGCCGCGCGCATCGACGGGGCGGGCGAGCTGCGCACCTTCTTCTCCATCGGGCTGCCGATGATGATGCCGGGGTTCGTCACGGTCTTCCTCTTCCAGTTCACCGCGATCTGGAACAACTTCTTCCTCCCGCTGGTGATGCTCTCGGACCGCAAGCTCTTCCCGCTGAGCCTCGGCCTGTACTCCTGGAACACCAACACCCACAGCGAGCCGGGCTTCTACCCGCTCGTCGTCACCGGGTCGCTCCTCGCCGTCATCCCGCTGATCGTCGCCTTCGTCTCCCTGCAACGGCACTGGAAGGCCGGACTCACCGCCGGCAGCGTCAAGTAG
- the groL gene encoding chaperonin GroEL (60 kDa chaperone family; promotes refolding of misfolded polypeptides especially under stressful conditions; forms two stacked rings of heptamers to form a barrel-shaped 14mer; ends can be capped by GroES; misfolded proteins enter the barrel where they are refolded when GroES binds), translating to MAKILKFDEDARRALERGVNKLADTVKVTIGPKGRNVVIDKKFGAPTITNDGVTIAREVELDDPYENLGAQLVKEVATKTNDVAGDGTTTATVLAQALVREGLRNVAAGASPAALKKGIDAAVKAVSEELLATARPIDDKSDIAAVAALSAQDPQVGELIADAMDKVGKDGVITVEESNTFGLDLDFTEGMAFDKGYLSPYMVTDQERMEAVLDDPYILIHQGKIGSIQELLPLLEKVIQAGGSKPLLIIAEDVEGEALSTLVVNKIRGTFNAVAVKAPGFGDRRKAMLGDIATLTGATVIAEEVGLKLDQAGLDVLGTARRVTVTKDDTTIVDGGGKSDEVAGRVNQIKAEIEATDSDWDREKLQERLAKLAGGVCVIRVGAATEVELKEKKHRLEDAISATRAAVEEGIVSGGGSAIVHAVKVLEGNLGKTGDEATGVAVVRRAAVEPLRWIAENAGLEGYVITSKVAELDKGQGFNAATGEYGDLVKAGVIDPVKVTRSALENAASIASLLLTTETLVVEKPAEEEPEAAGHGHGHSH from the coding sequence ATGGCGAAGATCCTGAAGTTCGACGAGGACGCCCGTCGCGCCCTTGAGCGCGGCGTCAACAAGCTTGCCGACACGGTCAAGGTGACGATCGGCCCCAAGGGCCGCAACGTCGTCATCGACAAGAAGTTCGGTGCCCCCACCATCACCAACGACGGTGTCACCATCGCGCGCGAGGTCGAGCTGGACGACCCGTACGAGAACCTCGGTGCCCAGCTGGTGAAGGAGGTCGCCACCAAGACGAACGACGTCGCGGGTGACGGCACCACCACCGCCACCGTCCTCGCCCAGGCGCTCGTCCGCGAGGGTCTGCGCAACGTCGCCGCCGGCGCCTCCCCGGCCGCCCTGAAGAAGGGCATCGACGCCGCGGTCAAGGCCGTCTCCGAGGAGCTCCTCGCGACCGCCCGCCCGATCGACGACAAGTCCGACATCGCCGCCGTGGCCGCGCTCTCCGCGCAGGACCCGCAGGTCGGCGAGCTCATCGCGGACGCGATGGACAAGGTCGGCAAGGACGGTGTCATCACCGTCGAGGAGTCCAACACCTTCGGTCTGGACCTCGACTTCACCGAGGGCATGGCCTTCGACAAGGGCTACCTGTCCCCGTACATGGTGACCGACCAGGAGCGTATGGAGGCCGTCCTCGACGACCCGTACATCCTGATCCACCAGGGCAAGATCGGCTCGATCCAGGAGCTGCTGCCGCTCCTGGAGAAGGTCATCCAGGCTGGTGGCTCCAAGCCGCTCCTGATCATCGCCGAGGACGTCGAGGGCGAGGCCCTGTCGACCCTGGTCGTCAACAAGATTCGCGGCACGTTCAACGCCGTCGCCGTCAAGGCGCCGGGCTTCGGTGACCGCCGCAAGGCCATGCTCGGCGACATCGCCACCCTCACGGGTGCGACCGTCATCGCCGAGGAGGTCGGCCTCAAGCTCGACCAGGCCGGTCTGGACGTGCTGGGCACCGCCCGCCGCGTGACCGTCACCAAGGACGACACCACCATCGTCGACGGTGGCGGCAAGTCCGACGAGGTCGCCGGCCGCGTCAACCAGATCAAGGCCGAGATCGAGGCCACGGACTCCGACTGGGACCGCGAGAAGCTCCAGGAGCGCCTGGCGAAGCTGGCCGGCGGGGTCTGCGTGATCCGCGTCGGTGCCGCCACCGAGGTCGAGCTCAAGGAGAAGAAGCACCGTCTGGAGGACGCCATCTCCGCGACCCGCGCCGCGGTCGAGGAGGGCATCGTCTCCGGTGGTGGCTCCGCCATCGTCCACGCCGTCAAGGTCCTCGAGGGCAACCTCGGCAAGACCGGCGACGAGGCCACCGGTGTCGCGGTCGTCCGCCGCGCCGCCGTCGAGCCGCTGCGCTGGATCGCCGAGAACGCCGGCCTCGAGGGCTACGTCATCACCTCGAAGGTCGCCGAGCTCGACAAGGGCCAGGGCTTCAACGCCGCCACCGGCGAGTACGGCGACCTGGTCAAGGCCGGCGTCATCGACCCGGTCAAGGTCACCCGCTCCGCCCTGGAGAACGCCGCGTCCATCGCGTCGCTGCTGCTCACGACCGAGACCCTGGTCGTCGAGAAGCCGGCCGAGGAAGAGCCGGAGGCCGCGGGCCACGGCCACGGCCACTCGCACTAA
- a CDS encoding DUF6234 family protein — protein sequence MRIRTSDRPAPSRPGPVVTGCLDMVLGLLLIALEGLVSAVLFYAYTGSDPRPPGPDMAEAGPPGMDWSGTLVLAAVTAVACLIGVVLLRHGLPIAGAVQLIGVCLLLVLTLTAWHDAYEDAHPEPGDVRAYAASYT from the coding sequence ATGCGCATACGAACCTCCGACCGCCCGGCCCCCTCGCGCCCCGGCCCCGTGGTGACCGGCTGCCTCGACATGGTGCTCGGCCTGCTGCTCATCGCGCTGGAGGGGTTGGTCAGCGCGGTCCTCTTCTACGCGTACACGGGCTCCGACCCCCGGCCGCCGGGGCCGGACATGGCAGAGGCCGGACCGCCCGGGATGGACTGGTCCGGCACTCTCGTCCTGGCCGCCGTCACGGCGGTGGCCTGCCTGATCGGCGTGGTGCTGCTGCGCCACGGGCTGCCGATCGCGGGGGCCGTCCAGCTGATCGGCGTATGCCTGCTGCTGGTCCTCACGCTGACGGCCTGGCACGACGCCTACGAGGACGCGCACCCGGAGCCCGGGGACGTCCGCGCCTACGCCGCTTCCTATACGTAG
- a CDS encoding SRPBCC domain-containing protein, giving the protein MSEDRIESETLIAAPLERVWSLVAQPGFWVADKASLPGTVAEEGALMTARNAEHGDFPVRVEKVEPPTYLAYRWTSAFPGEELREDNSTLVEFTLTPEGGQTRLRVVESGFAALAASEELRGQNLKDHAGGWPLELDALKGRAEEQPAA; this is encoded by the coding sequence ATGAGCGAGGACCGGATCGAGAGCGAGACCTTGATCGCGGCGCCCCTGGAGCGGGTCTGGTCGCTGGTGGCCCAGCCCGGGTTCTGGGTGGCCGACAAGGCGAGTCTGCCCGGGACCGTGGCCGAGGAGGGGGCGCTGATGACGGCGAGGAACGCCGAGCACGGCGACTTTCCGGTGCGGGTGGAGAAGGTCGAGCCGCCCACGTACCTGGCGTATCGCTGGACCAGCGCGTTCCCCGGAGAAGAGCTGCGCGAGGACAACAGCACTCTCGTGGAGTTCACGTTGACCCCGGAAGGCGGGCAGACGCGGTTGCGCGTGGTCGAGAGCGGGTTCGCGGCGCTGGCCGCGTCCGAGGAGCTGCGCGGTCAGAATCTGAAGGACCACGCCGGAGGCTGGCCTCTGGAGCTCGACGCGCTCAAGGGCCGTGCCGAAGAACAGCCCGCCGCGTGA
- the tsaD gene encoding tRNA (adenosine(37)-N6)-threonylcarbamoyltransferase complex transferase subunit TsaD, with amino-acid sequence MADEPLVLGIETSCDETGVGIVRGTTLLADAVASSVDTHARFGGVVPEIASRAHLEAMVPTIERALKEAGVSGRDLDGIAVTAGPGLAGALLVGVSAAKAYAYALNKPLYGVNHLASHICVDQLEHGPLPEPTMALLVSGGHSSLLLAPDITNDVRPLGATIDDAAGEAFDKIARVLDLGFPGGPVIDRLAREGDPAAIAFPRGLTGSRDPAYDFSFSGLKTSVARWIEAKRAAGEEVPVRDVAASFQEAVVDVLTRKAIRACKDEGVDHLMIGGGVAANSRLRALAEERCERAGIRLRVPRPKLCTDNGAMVAALGAEMVARNRPASDLELSADSSLPVTETHVPGVHTHDHDHVHEVSKDNLYS; translated from the coding sequence ATGGCTGACGAACCGCTCGTACTCGGCATCGAGACCTCCTGCGACGAGACCGGGGTCGGCATCGTCCGGGGGACCACGCTCCTCGCGGACGCCGTCGCGTCCAGCGTCGACACGCACGCCCGCTTCGGCGGCGTCGTCCCCGAGATCGCCTCCCGCGCCCACCTGGAGGCGATGGTCCCCACCATCGAGCGCGCCCTGAAGGAGGCCGGGGTCAGCGGCCGCGACCTGGACGGCATCGCCGTCACCGCCGGGCCCGGCCTGGCGGGCGCCCTGCTCGTCGGCGTCTCCGCCGCCAAGGCGTACGCGTACGCGCTGAACAAGCCGCTGTACGGGGTCAACCACCTGGCGTCCCACATCTGCGTCGACCAGCTGGAGCACGGACCGCTGCCCGAGCCCACCATGGCGCTCCTGGTCAGCGGCGGGCACTCCTCGCTGCTGCTCGCCCCGGACATCACCAACGACGTGCGGCCGCTCGGCGCGACCATCGACGACGCGGCCGGCGAGGCGTTCGACAAGATCGCCCGGGTGCTGGACCTCGGCTTCCCCGGCGGCCCGGTCATCGACCGCCTCGCCCGCGAGGGCGACCCGGCCGCCATCGCCTTCCCGCGCGGGCTCACCGGCTCGCGCGACCCCGCGTACGACTTCTCGTTCTCCGGCCTGAAGACCTCCGTCGCCCGCTGGATCGAGGCCAAGCGGGCGGCCGGCGAGGAGGTGCCGGTACGCGACGTGGCCGCGTCCTTCCAGGAGGCCGTGGTCGACGTGCTCACCCGCAAGGCCATCCGCGCCTGCAAGGACGAGGGCGTCGACCACCTGATGATCGGCGGCGGCGTCGCGGCCAACTCCCGGCTGCGCGCGCTCGCCGAGGAGCGGTGCGAGCGGGCCGGCATCCGGCTGCGCGTGCCCCGCCCCAAGCTGTGCACCGACAACGGCGCGATGGTCGCCGCGCTCGGCGCCGAGATGGTCGCCCGCAACCGGCCCGCCTCCGACCTGGAGCTGTCCGCCGACTCCTCGCTGCCCGTCACCGAGACCCACGTCCCGGGCGTCCACACCCACGACCACGACCACGTACACGAGGTCAGCAAGGACAACCTCTACTCATGA
- a CDS encoding VOC family protein — protein sequence MQKVTTFLWFPKDLIEEAADYYVSVIGGDSRVLETTRWTAASPGEEGKAMTVRFQLDGAEYVAFDGGPEFTFNEAASLSVECDSQEETDRLWNALTSGGGQEIQCGWLKDKYGLFWQIVPPGLGDALTDPDPEKAARAMKAMLGMKRLDIEAIRNA from the coding sequence ATGCAGAAGGTCACCACGTTCCTGTGGTTCCCGAAGGACCTGATCGAGGAGGCGGCCGACTACTACGTCTCCGTGATCGGCGGCGACTCGCGCGTCCTGGAGACCACCCGCTGGACCGCCGCGAGCCCCGGCGAGGAGGGCAAGGCGATGACCGTCCGGTTCCAGCTGGACGGCGCGGAGTACGTCGCGTTCGACGGCGGACCCGAGTTCACCTTCAACGAGGCCGCCTCGCTCTCCGTCGAGTGCGACTCGCAGGAGGAGACGGACCGCCTGTGGAACGCGCTCACCTCCGGCGGCGGGCAGGAGATCCAGTGCGGCTGGCTCAAGGACAAGTACGGCCTGTTCTGGCAGATCGTCCCGCCGGGCCTCGGTGACGCGCTGACCGACCCGGACCCGGAGAAGGCCGCCCGCGCGATGAAGGCCATGCTCGGCATGAAGCGCCTGGACATCGAGGCCATCCGCAACGCCTGA
- the groES gene encoding co-chaperone GroES: MSTASSKVAIKPLEDRIVVQPLDAEQTTASGLVIPDTAKEKPQEGVVLAVGPGRFENGERLPLDVKTGDVVLYSKYGGTEVKYNGEEYLVLSARDVLAIIEK; this comes from the coding sequence GTGTCGACCGCCAGCTCCAAGGTTGCGATCAAGCCGCTCGAGGACCGCATCGTGGTCCAGCCGCTCGACGCCGAGCAGACCACGGCCTCCGGCCTGGTTATCCCGGACACCGCCAAGGAGAAGCCCCAGGAGGGCGTCGTCCTGGCCGTGGGCCCGGGCCGCTTCGAGAACGGCGAGCGCCTGCCGCTCGACGTCAAGACCGGCGATGTCGTGCTGTACAGCAAGTACGGCGGCACCGAGGTGAAGTACAACGGCGAGGAGTACCTCGTCCTCTCGGCGCGCGACGTCCTCGCGATCATCGAGAAGTAA
- the rimI gene encoding ribosomal protein S18-alanine N-acetyltransferase, with protein MTVTTAVLREMRWWDIDPVLALEHELFPEDAWSAGMFWSELAHARGPAATRRYVVAEEPGTGRIVGYAGLAAAGDLADVQTIAVARDHWGGGLGSELLTDLLRHATAFECAEVLLEVRVDNTRAQKLYERFGFEPIGFRRGYYQPGNVDALVMRLHVHEENETD; from the coding sequence GTGACCGTCACGACCGCGGTGCTGCGCGAGATGCGCTGGTGGGACATCGACCCCGTGCTCGCCCTGGAGCACGAGCTGTTCCCGGAGGACGCCTGGTCGGCGGGCATGTTCTGGTCCGAGCTGGCCCACGCGCGCGGCCCGGCCGCCACCCGCCGCTACGTCGTCGCCGAGGAGCCGGGCACCGGCCGGATCGTCGGGTACGCGGGCCTCGCGGCCGCCGGCGACCTCGCCGACGTACAGACGATCGCGGTCGCCCGCGACCACTGGGGCGGCGGGCTCGGCTCCGAGCTGCTGACCGACCTGCTCAGGCACGCCACCGCCTTCGAGTGCGCCGAGGTGCTGCTCGAAGTCCGCGTCGACAACACGCGCGCCCAGAAGCTCTACGAGCGCTTCGGTTTCGAACCGATCGGCTTCCGCCGCGGCTACTACCAGCCGGGCAACGTCGACGCGCTCGTCATGCGCCTCCACGTACACGAAGAAAACGAGACTGACTGA
- a CDS encoding ArsR/SmtB family transcription factor: MTEEHPEAVDGVLAALADPTRRRLLDLLAAQGEATATTLAGPLPVSRQAVVKHLAVLEAAGLVSGGRVGREVRYTVRPVALDATARWMASLAASWDRRLARIKRVAEAAEQE; this comes from the coding sequence GTGACGGAGGAACACCCCGAGGCCGTCGACGGTGTGCTCGCCGCGCTGGCCGACCCGACGCGGCGCCGGCTGCTCGACCTGCTCGCCGCGCAGGGCGAGGCCACGGCCACGACGCTCGCCGGACCGCTCCCCGTCTCCCGGCAGGCGGTGGTCAAGCACCTCGCCGTCCTGGAGGCCGCCGGGCTGGTTTCCGGCGGCCGGGTCGGACGCGAGGTGCGGTACACGGTACGGCCTGTGGCGCTCGACGCGACGGCGCGATGGATGGCCTCGCTCGCGGCCTCCTGGGACCGGCGGCTGGCCCGCATCAAGCGCGTCGCCGAGGCGGCGGAACAGGAATGA
- a CDS encoding polysaccharide deacetylase family protein, with protein MNGREPGAVTGGRQRVRGRLRRGPGYAVLAALLVAAAASGCAAGDDADTAARSAKAQAGQPGAPAEPAGGALGTRAAQAERARLAQAARAVAAKKWGLATTPLAAPVPPAKKPHLTTRKGFEVSGQDDSLPPVFTRVPTTDKVVFLTMDDGDDKDPELLKMMSELNIPYSAFLTDYLVRDDYTYFKDAQSRGTVLGNHTLNHRYLPGLSHDEQKREICGQQDILQEQFGKRPRLFRPPYGNYNTDTLKVAKSCGITAVPLWEAEAFPDHMEWREEDRKLHPGDIILTHFRGKADWKGSMPDLVRSVMKVITDQGYSVARLEDYV; from the coding sequence ATGAATGGGCGTGAACCGGGCGCGGTGACGGGCGGGCGGCAGCGGGTACGGGGTCGGCTGCGGCGCGGACCGGGTTACGCGGTCCTCGCCGCGCTCCTGGTCGCCGCCGCCGCGTCCGGCTGTGCGGCCGGGGACGACGCGGACACCGCGGCCCGGAGCGCGAAGGCCCAGGCGGGACAGCCGGGCGCGCCTGCGGAACCGGCGGGCGGGGCGCTCGGCACCCGCGCGGCGCAGGCGGAGCGGGCCAGGCTGGCCCAGGCGGCCCGCGCGGTCGCCGCCAAGAAGTGGGGCCTGGCGACCACGCCGCTCGCGGCGCCCGTACCGCCCGCGAAGAAGCCGCACCTCACGACCCGCAAGGGCTTCGAGGTCTCGGGCCAGGACGACTCGCTGCCGCCGGTCTTCACCCGGGTCCCCACCACGGACAAGGTCGTCTTCCTGACGATGGACGACGGGGACGACAAGGACCCCGAGCTGCTGAAGATGATGTCGGAGCTGAACATCCCGTACAGCGCCTTCCTCACCGACTACCTGGTGCGCGACGACTACACGTACTTCAAGGACGCCCAGTCGCGCGGGACGGTCCTCGGCAACCACACGCTCAACCACCGCTACCTGCCGGGGCTTTCGCACGACGAGCAGAAGCGCGAGATCTGCGGCCAGCAGGACATCCTCCAGGAGCAGTTCGGCAAGCGCCCCCGGCTCTTCCGGCCGCCGTACGGCAACTACAACACCGACACGCTGAAGGTCGCGAAGTCCTGCGGCATCACCGCCGTGCCGCTGTGGGAGGCGGAGGCGTTCCCCGACCACATGGAGTGGCGCGAGGAGGACCGGAAGCTGCACCCCGGCGACATCATCCTCACGCACTTCCGGGGCAAGGCGGACTGGAAGGGGAGCATGCCCGACCTGGTCCGGTCCGTCATGAAGGTCATCACGGACCAGGGCTACTCGGTGGCCCGCCTGGAGGACTACGTATAG
- a CDS encoding hydroxyacid dehydrogenase, which translates to MQSTTDPRPSVLLAMGPDIHERLFEPRHRDRLTALARTDPALVAHDLADPDPRVAAALAEAEVLFTCWGATPLTAPVLAAAPRLKAVVHAAGSVKHHITDACWERGLAVSSAAGANALPVAEYTLATILLANKRVPHSAHVYREVRADHDWRAELDGAGNYRRTVGIVGASRIGRRVIELLRPFDLAVLLYDPFVTAAEAARLGVEPVPLDELCARADVVSVHAPQLPETHHMIGAPQLALMRTGSTLINTARGSLIDEEALLRELLPGRLHAVLDVTDPELPPPDSPLYDLPNVLLTPHVAGSLGNELHRMTDHALDELERYAAGRPFADPVHPAALARSA; encoded by the coding sequence ATGCAGTCCACCACTGACCCCCGGCCGTCCGTCCTGCTCGCGATGGGCCCGGACATCCACGAGCGCCTCTTCGAGCCCCGCCACCGCGACCGGCTCACCGCCCTCGCCCGTACGGACCCGGCCCTCGTCGCCCACGACCTGGCCGACCCGGACCCCCGCGTCGCCGCCGCGCTCGCCGAGGCGGAGGTCCTGTTCACCTGCTGGGGCGCGACCCCGCTCACCGCCCCGGTCCTCGCCGCCGCGCCCCGCCTGAAGGCGGTCGTCCACGCGGCCGGCTCCGTCAAGCACCACATCACCGACGCCTGCTGGGAGCGCGGCCTCGCCGTCTCCTCGGCGGCCGGGGCCAACGCGCTGCCGGTGGCGGAGTACACCCTGGCCACGATCCTGCTCGCCAACAAGCGCGTCCCGCACTCCGCCCACGTCTACCGCGAGGTCCGCGCCGACCACGACTGGCGCGCCGAGCTGGACGGCGCCGGCAACTACCGCCGCACGGTGGGCATCGTCGGCGCCTCCCGCATCGGCCGCCGCGTCATCGAACTGCTCCGCCCCTTCGACCTGGCGGTCCTGCTGTACGACCCCTTCGTCACCGCGGCCGAGGCGGCGCGCCTGGGCGTCGAGCCGGTCCCCCTGGACGAACTGTGCGCCCGCGCCGACGTGGTCTCCGTCCACGCCCCCCAACTCCCCGAGACCCACCACATGATCGGCGCCCCCCAGCTGGCCCTGATGCGGACCGGCTCGACGCTGATCAACACGGCCCGGGGCTCCCTGATCGACGAGGAGGCCCTGCTCCGCGAACTGCTCCCGGGCCGCCTGCACGCCGTACTGGACGTAACGGACCCCGAACTACCGCCCCCCGACTCCCCCCTGTACGACCTCCCCAACGTCCTCCTGACCCCCCACGTAGCAGGCTCCCTGGGCAACGAACTCCACCGCATGACCGACCACGCACTGGACGAACTGGAACGCTACGCGGCAGGCCGCCCGTTCGCGGACCCGGTACACCCGGCGGCCCTGGCCCGATCGGCGTGA